CAGCGTGACGTGATAGCCCAGTTCGGCGGCGAACCTGGCGGTGCTTTCGATGCACGTATTGGCGAGCATCCCCACCACCACAACCTTGTTGATCCCGTGCTGTTTGAGCAGATAGTCCAGATCGGTGTTGGCAAAACCACTGCCGCCCCAGTGTTCCTTGACGATCACGTCACCGGCCTGTGGCTGGAAATCCGGGTGCCATTCCCCGCCCCAGGTTCCGGCGGCAAATACCTGCGCACGGCTGGCGCCTTGTTGATAGGGAGTGGGGTGTTTCCAGTGCGCCAGTTCATCGGGCTCGGCGCGGTGATGCGGAACATAGAAAACCTGGATGCCGGCCTTGCGAACAGCCGCCACCACGGTTTTCAGGTTGGCCAGCGTACCGACGCTGTCAGCCACCGGTTGAGCGCGGCCATGCAGTTTGCCGCCTTCGCTGAGGAAGTCGTTGTAAGGATCCACCAGCAGCAGGCCGGTGTGCTCGGGAGCATAGGAAGTGGCACTCATGATCGACTCCTCGAAGGCAAAGGCACGCGCCAGCTATCCAGTGTAGAAGCGCCGATCGACCCCGCCGCCGCCATCCGACGACTGAACCATCACGCCCGCGTGAGGGGGATAGTGTCACCTATCAATGCCGTCGATGTTCACCATCACCTCAATGAAGTTCTCATAAAAAATCCGCGGCGTAACATCGCCTCCATACCAAACAACTACACCCCGGAGCACACCATCATGAAACGCCAAATCCTTCTCAGCATCGCTTTCTCGGTTTTTGCAGTTAACGCTTTCGCCGCTTCTTCTGCTCACCCGGTTGTCGCTGAAGGCGGCTCGGATCGCCTGATCGAAAGTCGTGTGGCTGAAGGTGGTTCGGATCGTTTGATCGAAAACCGCGTCGCTGAAGGTGGTTCGGATCGTCTGATCGAAAACCGCGTTGCTGAAGGTGGTTCGGATCGTCTGATCGAAAACCGCGTCGCTGAAGGTGGTTCGGATCGCCTGATCGAAAACCGCGTTGCTGAAGGTGGCTCGGATCGCCTGATCGAAAACCGCGTCGCTGAAGGTGGTTCGGATCGTCTGATCGAAAACCGCGTCGCTGAAGGTGGTTCGGATCGTCTGATCGAAAACCGCGTTGCTGAAGGTGGTTCCGACCGTCTCATCGAAAACCGCGTCGCTGAAGGTGGTTCGGATCGTCTGATCGAAAGCCGCGCTGTATAAATGAAGGGTTTTACCGCGGTACTCAATGAAAACCCCGGCCTCATCAGCCGGGTTTTTTTTGCCTGTTTTTTGCGGCCGGTCACTTGCCCGCCCGTGTCATGCAGCGCTGATAACGCTCATCCACCCGCTTGGCAAACCAAGCCGTCGTGAGTTTGCGGGTGATTTTCGGGCTTTGCAGCACGATCCCCGGCAACACTGCACGAGGCAACGGCCGACCTTCCGCCTTCTCGGCCAGGTCGAACACCCGCGCATAAAGCTGGGTGTCCTCGAACTGCAGGTTTTTGCCCTCCTCCAATTGATCGCGAATGGTCGTGTTGCGCATGCCCAATTGCTTGCCAAGGCTGCGCACCGCCAATTCCGTGGTGCCCGGCATGATCGCGTCATAGCGCACCAGATCACCATCCAGCGCCAAAGGGATGCCTGACGCTCGACTCACCGCATTCTGAAACGCCGCATTGCGGCTGGCGTACCAACCGGCATTGAAATCGGCGAAGCGATACAGCGGCTGTTTGTAGCTCACCGGGTACCCGAGCAAGTGAGCAATGCCGAAGTACATGCCGCCGCGACGGCTGAACACTTCACGACGGATCGAGCCGTCCACCGGATACGGATAATCCCGTGCCTGTTGCTCGGCGAAGTCGATGCTGACCTGCATCGGCCCACCGGTGTGCACCGGATTGAGCCCTCCAAACAAGGTCCGCCCCATGGGCACAATGCCGATGAAGTCATCGAAAATCGCGCTGAGTTCTTTTTCGCTGCGCGCCGCATTCAGCCGGTCGCTGTAGCTTTTACCGTTGGATGAACTGACCTGCAGTGCACCGCTGACCAGCAGGCTGGGGATATGGACTTTAGCGGCACGACGGTCGATCTCTTCGCGGGCGATCTTGCCCAGGCCCGGCACGGGTGGGTCGACCTGGAAGGTCGACTCTTGCTCGGTGACCGCGAGCACCGAACACAGGTTTTGCGTGGAGGGATAGATGTTCTGCGCGGCAAAAGCGGCGTAGATGTCCGTGGCCCAGCCTTGGCGGTCAACGGTTTTCGCCGGCAGCAGGCGCACGATCTCGGCCTTGACCTCGGCGGGTTTGCGGGCCGGCAACTCCTGAGTGCGCTGGGTGCCGCAACCCGCCAGCACCAGCAGCGCCGCGAGACTCATGATCAATCGATTGGCTTGCATGGTGCTCCATCAACTCTTCTGAACCGGGTTAACCATACGATCAAAGGCATGGCGCAGGCTATGACTGCTGCCGCAACGCCCCGTTCCCCTTTCATCCCCCACCACTTCACGGTTGCGGGCCTTTTCCGTTGGGCGGCCTGCCTTTTCATATCCCCGCGCTGGACCATACTTGTGCCACACACCGAGGAGGACAGGCTCATGAACCGTAGCGACGTGCTGATCGTCGGCGCCGGCCCGACCGGGCTGGTATTGGCGCTGTGGCTGAGCAAACTGGGGATTGTGGTAAGGATTATCGACAAGACGTCGGCCCCCGGCACCACGTCCCGGGCGCTGGCGGTCCAGGCACGGACGCTGGAGCTTTACCGTCAGCTCGACCTCAGCAATGCCGTGGTACAAAAAGGCCACCGGGTGGACGCAGCGAATTTCTGGGTCAAGGGCGAGCCCGTAGCGCGCTTGCCATTGACCGGCATCGGCGAGGGGCTGACGCCTTACGCGTTTCTCGAGATGCTCCCTCAGGATGAGCACGAACAATTGCTGATTGAACGCCTCGAAGGGTTCGGTATCAAGGTCGAACGCAGCACCGAACTGGAGGGTTTTGAAGAGACCGGCGATGGCATCAGTGCAAGGCTGCGCTTGCACGATGGCCAACAGGAAATCTGCCAGGCGTGTTACCTGGCGGGTTGCGACGGCGCCCGGTCAATCGTGCGCAAGACCCTCGACACCGGTTTTCCCGGCGGCACCTACCAGCAGGTTTTCTACGTGGCGGACGTGCAGGCTCACGGGCCGACGTTCAACGGCGAACTGCACCTGGACCTGGATGAAGCGGACTTTCTCGCGGTGTTTCCGTTAGCCGGCGAAGGCCGCGCCCGCTTGATCGGCACCGTGCGCGACGAGCGCGCCGACCGTGCTGAAACCCTCGGGTTTGCCGACGTCAGCAGTCGGGCCATCGAACACCTGAAGGTGCAGATTGAGCAGGTCAACTGGTTCTCGACGTATCGTGTGCATCATCGGGTGGCGGATCACTTTCGCAACGGTCGCGCCTTTCTATTGGGCGACGCGGCCCACGTCCACAGCCCGGCGGGCGGTCAGGGCATGAACACCGGGATCGGCGATGCCATCAACCTGGCCTGGAAGCTGGCGGCCGTCTTGAGCGGCGGCGCCACAGCCACGCTGCTCGACACCTACGAAACCGAACGCATCACCTTCGCCCGCAAACTGGTGGCCACCACCGACCGGGTCTTCACCTTCGTGACTGCCGAAGGGCGCATGGCCGATTTGTTGCGCACCCGTCTGGCACCGTTCCTGATCCCTAAAATGGCCTCATTCGAAACGTCCCGCGAGTTTCTGTTTCGCACGGTGTCGCAGATCACCCTGAACTATCGTGGGACAGCATTGAGCACGGGGGTCGCGGGCCACGTTCATGGCGGCGACCGCCTGCCCTGGGCTCACGACGGTGAGGGGGACAATTTCGAATCGCTGAAGTGTCTGACCTGGCAGGTGCATGTGTATGGCGACACCAGTGACGAAATGATCGCCTGGTGCCACGAGCATCACCTGCCGTTGCACGTGTTCGACTGGCGGCCGGCGTTTGAAGCGGCGGGGTTGGGGCGTAACGGCTTTTATCTGCTGCGTCCGGATACGTATGTGGCGATTGCCGACAGCTCGGCGGACCCCAAGGTGATTGAGCGGTATTTCAAGGAGCACGGGATCCGGCCGTTTTTCGGCAGCCCCTGAGCCCCCAGTATTTACTGTGGGAGTGAGCCTGCTCGCGATGGCGGCGTATCAGTCAATACATGGGTCGAATGACAAGACGCCATCGCGAGCAGGCTCACTCCTACAGGGGTTCCGAGGTGTTTCTTAGATCCCGGCCAGGGCCAGGTCCATCGCGAAGTAGGTAAAGATCAGATCCGCCCCCGCCCGCTTGATCGCGCCAAGGCTTTCACGCACCACGCGGTCCTCATCAATCGCCCCGGCCTGCGCGGCGAATTTGATCATCGCGTACTCGCCGCTGACCTGATACGCCGACAGCGGCAAACGCGACACTTCGCGGATGTCACGGATGATGTCCAGGTACGCGCCGGCCGGTTTGACCATCAGCGCATCGGCGCCTTCCTGCTCGTCCATCAGAGACTCGCGCACCGCTTCGCGGCGGTTCATCGGGTTCATCTGGTAGCTTTTGCGGTCGCCTTTCAACGCGCTGCCGCCAGCTTCGCGGAACGGGCCGTAGAGCGCAGACGCAAATTTGGTCGAATAGGCCATGATCGCGGTCTGGGTGAAACCGGCTTGGTCGAGGGCCCGGCGAATGGCCTGCACCTGCCCGTCCATGGCCGCTGACGGTGCAATCACATCCGCACCGGCCCGGGCCGCCGCCACGGCTTGTTTGCCGAGGTTGATCAGGGTCTGGTCGTTGTCGACTTCATGGTTGTGCATCACGCCACAATGGCCGTGGTCGGTGTATTCGCAGAAGCAGGTGTCGGACATCACGATCATCTCCGGCACCGCGTCCTTGGCAATGCGCGACATGCGCGACACCAGGCCGTTGTCGCTCCAGGTGTCGCTGCCGCTGCTGTCCAGGTGATGGGACACGCCGAACGTCATCACCGACTTGATCCCGGCGCGGGCGTAACGCTCGATCTCACCGGCCAGTTTCGACTCTGGAATGCGCATCACGCCGGGCATGCTTTTGATCGGCACGAAGTCATCGATTTCTTCCTCGACGAAAATCGGCAGCACCAGGTCGTTCAGACTGAACTCGGTTTCCTGGAACAGGCTGCGCAGGCTCGCATTGCGGCGCAGACGGCGTGGACGTGCTTCGGGGAACTGGCTGGACATGAGGGGTTCCTGAAAAACGGAGGTCGAGATGAAAGTCGTAGGGGGCGAAGCTTATGCCCTCAAAGGCGCGGGGCACAAACCTCGATCGCCCAAGACTGCGTTACCGAGGCCGCAATAATCGCGCGATATAACGCGGTTCCCTGTGGGAGCGGGCTTGCTCGCGAAGACGGCGGCACATCCAACAAAGATGTATCTGACGCACCGCCTTCGCGCGCTAGCCCGCGCCCACAAGTTTTAGATTTCCAGCACACCGCTGATGCAGGTCACCACCGAACCACCAATCCAGATCTCATCACCCACCTGCTCCACCTGAATGCGCCCGGCGCGGCCCATGGTCAGGCCCTGGCTGACCACGTAGGACGCCGGCGCCAAGCCTTCGGCAAGCAACCACTGCGCAATCCCGGCGTTCAAGCTGCCGGTAGCCGGGTCTTCCGGCATGCCATCGCCGGAGATGAAAGCGCGCACTTCAAACTGCGCAACATCGCCATCGCGCTCAGGATGCCATGGCGCTATCACGCCGACGGCCAGGCCCAGCATCTGTGAATGATCCGGCTGCAAATCCAGCACCTGTCGGCGGTCCTCGACCATCACCGCCAACCAGCCGGCACCGTTATCGACCCATTGAGCCCGGACAATCGCCCCCGGCTCCAGTCGCAGCCCTCGGCGCACGCGCTCGACGACGTCAGCGTCCACCGGCCCTGTCTTGATCAGTGGCGGCGCGAGAAAGGCCAGCTCCGCGCCTTGCCTGCGGACCCGCACCAGACCGACGCCGCACTCCTGAATGATCTCCTCGCCCTTGGGCACGCCCCCGGCCTCAAGCCATGCATGGCAAGTGCCCAAGGTCGGGTGACCGGCGAACGGCAACTCGGTGAGGGTGGTGAAGATCCGTACCCGATAGTCGGCGCGAGGGTCGCGCGGTTCGAGGATGAATGTGGTTTCGCTGAGGTTGGTCCAGCTTGCGAACGCCGCCATGCGTTCATCGCTGAGCCTGTCTGCGTCGAACACGACTGCCAACGGATTGCCCTTGAGTGCAACCTGGCTGAAGACATCTACTTGTTTGAAATCGAATGAGCTCATTGCCTGCCTTGGTCTTGAGAGAGTCGAAGATATTTACTTGGGAATTTCCAGCCCGCGTATCACCGCCGGCCGCGCCAGGAAGCGCTCCAGCACGCGAGTGACGTTGGGGAAATCCTTGATGCCCACCAGATCGCCAGCCTCATAGAAGCCGATCAGGTTGCGCACCCACGGAAAGGTCGCGATGTCGGCAATGGTGTAGCGTTCGCCCATGATCCAGTCGCGCCCTTGCAGACGGCTGTCCAGTACTTTCAGCAGGCGTTTGCTTTCGTCGACGTAGCGGTCACGGGGACGTTTGTCCTCGTAGTCCTTGCCGGCGAACTTATTGAAGAACCCGAGCTGGCCAAACATCGGCCCGATGCCACCCATCTGGAACATCAGCCACTGGATCGTCTCGTAACGCGCCGCCGACTCCTGCGCCAGTAACTGGCCGCTCTTGTCGGCAAGGTAAATCAGGATCGCCCCGGACTCGAACAGCGGCAGGGGTTTGTCATCAGGGCCGTGGGGATCGAGGATCGCCGGAATCTTGTTGTTGGGGTTCAGCGACAAAAATTCGGGGGACATCTGATCGTTGCTGTCGAAGCCCACGCGATGGGGTTCGTAGGGCAGACCGATCTCTTCGAGCATGATCGAGACCTTGACGCCATTGGGGGTCGGCAAGGAGTACAGCTGAATCCAGTCCGGGTAGTGGGCCGGCCATTTTTGGGTAATCGGGAACGCGGACAGATCGGTCATGGGGAGCATCCACAGTGAACAGTAAGCGCTGATCATAATGGAGGAGACTGGTTTTTTGCGTATCAATCTTGTTGATGAAGAAGATCAAAACATTGCAGTCATCGTTCTGCGCCGCTACCTGTACCGTGTCCATAAATCCGCAACATCCTGTCGATAACCTCTGCTCCAACCCATGCAAGGTTACCGGTACATTGCGGCGCACTCGCCGGAATCGAACCAAATGGGCTTCAGAGGACTCTGAGAACTGCCCTTTCGGAAACGGACCGGCCCAATGACATGGAAAACACCCGATGCTGGGAGCTCGTGGTGTAAAGGTTTGTCAGCCTTAACCGAATGCGCTGAAGATCACCTATTAAATGATGAACCTTTTCAAATTTGCCGATCGCTTCAAGCAACGCGCGTATGTCGTCCTGCCCTCCCTGCTGGCGATGAGCGCGTTGTTTTTGTCGCTGGAGTCCAGTGAAAGCCGCGCCCAACCGGCAGACGGCACCCAGACCCTGGTATTCCTGCGTCACGCGGAAAAACCCGAAGGTGGTCTGGGCCAGCTCAACTGCCAGGGCCTGAACCGTGCCATCGACCTGGCCACCTTGCTGCCGGAAAAATTCGGCAAGGCCAATTACGTCTTTGCCGCCAACCCGACACGTAATGTCGAGGAAGGCGAACTGGACAATTCCTACAGCTACATTCGCCCCCTGATGACCATCAGCCCCAGCGCGATCAAGCTCGGCTTGCCGGTGAACATCAACTTTTCAGCCAACGACACCAGCGACCTGGCCGATGAATTGCTCCACGACAAGTACCACAACTCGGTCATCTACACCGCCTGGTCCCACGGTTACCTGCCCGAGCTGATCAACAAGGTCGCGGGAGATGCAGTCGGAAAGAAACAGAAGATCACCGAAGACTGGGAATCCAGCGACTACGACTCGCTGTTTGTGCTCACGCTGACCTGGCATAACGGCAAGGCGAGCCTGCAGAGCCATAGCTACAAGCAAGGGCTCGATAATGGGCGGGAGACGTGTCCGACGTAAGCAGTCGATACCCTCCAGGCATTAAAGTTTATAGCGCCTGTCTGGGCCCTATCGCGAGCAGGCTCGCTCCCACACTGGATCTCCGGCGCTACACCGATCCAGTGTAGGAGCGAGCCTGCTCGCGATGGGGCCAGAAAAACCAATACATCACTGTCGGTTGATCTCCCACATTGGATCTCCGGCGCGACACAGATCCAGTGTGGGAGCGAGCCTGCTCGCGATGGGGTCAGAAAAACCGACACATCACTGTCGGTTGATCTCCCTCATTGGATCTCCGGCGCGACACAAATCCAGTGTGGGAGCGAGCCTGCTCGCGATGGGGCCAGAAAAACCGACACATCACTGTCGGTTGATCTCCCACATTGGATCTCCGGCGCGACACAAATCCAGTGTGGGAGCGAGCCTGCTCGCGATGGGGCCAGAAAAACCAACACATCACTGTCGGTTGATCTCCCTCATTGGATCTCCGGCGCGACACAAATCCAGTGTAGGAGCGAGCCTGCTCGCGATGGGGCCAGAAAACCAACCCATCACTGTCGGTTGATCTCCCACATTGGATCTCCGGCGCGACACAAATCCAGTGTGGGAGCGAGCCTGCTCGCGATGGGGCCAGAAAAACCAACACATCACTGTCGGTTGATCTCCCTCATTGGATCTCCGGCGCGACACAAATCCAGTGTGGGAGCGAGCCTGCTCGCGATGGGGCCGGCAAAAACAACCTCACCCTCGCTGATTGATGCGCTCTAGCAAGTATTCGAGAACCGCTTCCCGCTCCCCGGCAAACTCAATCCGCGCGCCCTTCTTCTCCCGCTGAAAGGCATACATCGGATCGTAATACTCACGCAGCAACCCTTCGATCCAGCCCCGGTGCAAATCCACCGCCCCGCTGTTCGCCTGCTCCGCCAACGCGTCTTCCATCAAGATCAACATCCGCCGGTGCCGTTCACCGCCCAGGCGCTTCTGCACATTGTTCAAGCTTTCCAGCAGACGCTCGGAAAACAGCGCAAAGCCTTCATCGCCATGCACGCTGATGAACTCGGCACACAAGTCCACGACGTAATCGCGCAGGATCCGTTCGACCCGCCCTTCCTGGCTGTCCTCCAGCCAGACCATCGGGTACTGCTGCATGCCCTGAAACAGCGGCAAGGGCAACGCGCAGCTGCCAATCGCCCGGCTTTCGTCTTCCAGCACAAACTGCTCGATGCCATGAGCGCGTTTCTTCAGCACATCTACCGCCAGGCGGTTTTCAAAGTCGATATTGGACGGTTGGACGGTGGCGCGTTTGCCGAAGCTGGAACCGCGATGATTGGCGTGGCCTTCGAGGTCCAGGCCGTTGCGTAGCTGCGTGAGCACCTCGGTCTTGCCGGTGCCGGTCATGCCGCCCAGCAATACGAAATCGCACTGGGCAACAGCCTGATCGACCGTGTCCAGCAAGAAGCTGCGCATGGCCTTGTAGCCGCCACCGACGCGCGGATAGTCGATGCCGGCCTCGTCCTTGAGCCACTGCTGGACGATCTGCGAACGCAAGCCGCCGCGAAAACAATACAAATAGCCCTCGGGGTGCGCCCGGGCAAAATCGGCCCAGGCCTGGATGCGTTCGGCCTTGATCTCGCCGGACACCAGTTGATGCCCCAGGGTGATCGCCGCTTGCTGGCCGTGTTGCTTGTAGCAGGTGCCGATCCGCTGCCGCTCGTGGTCGTTCATCAGCGGCAGATTGACCACCCCGGGGAACGCGCCCTTGTGGAATTCGATCGGCGCGCGGGCATCCAGCATCGGCCGGTCGTTGAGAAAGATGTCGCGGTAGTCGGTGAAGTCGATTGACATCAAAACACCTCGACCGCGTGGGTCTGTCGCTCGACCAGCTCACCGATTGGCTCAAGGGCCAGGCCCAATTCGCTGGCCACTTTGAGGAATTGCTCGTTGCCTTCGGGCGTGACCGCCACCAGCAGGCCGCCGCTGGTCTGCGGATCGCACAGCACCCGTTTATGCAGTTCCTGCACGCGCCCGACCTTGCTCGCGTAACTGTCGAAATTACGCAGGGTGCCGCCCGGCACGCAGCCCTGGTCGAGGTAATACTCGACACCAGGCAGACGCGGCACACGGTTGTATTCGATGCGTGCGGTGACGTTGCTGCCGTCGGCCATTTCCACCAGATGCCCCAACAAGCCGAAACCGGTGACGTCGGTCATCGCCGTCACGCCGTCGAGCTTGCCGAAACGGCTGCCGGGTTTGTTCAGGGTGCACATCCAGTCGCGAGCCAGGCCAATGTCGGCCGTGCGCAGCTTGCCCTTCTTCTCGGCGGTGGTGAGGATGCCGATGCCCAGCGGTTTGGTGAGGTAAAGCAGGCAACCGGCGGTGGCGGTGTCGTTGCGCTTCATGTGGCGCTTTTCAACCAGCCCGGTCACCGCCAGGCCGAAGATCGGCTCCGGGGCGTCGATGGAATGCCCACCGGCCAACGGAATGCCCGCCTCGTCACACACCGAACGTCCACCGCGAATCACTTCCCGGGCAATCTCCGGCGCCAATACATTCACCGGCCAGCCAAGGATCGCAATCGCCATCAGCGGATCACCGCCCATGGCGTAGATATCGCTGATGGCGTTGGTGGCGGCAATGCGGCCGAAATCGAACGGGTCGTCGACGATCGGCATAAAGAAGTCGGTGGTCGAGACCACGCCGCGTTCTTCGTCGATCGCGTACACCGCCGCGTCATCGCGCGAGGCGTTGCCGACCCAAAGCCTGGGATCGAGGTTCTGCGCGCCACTGCCGGCCAGAATCACCTCAAGCACTTGCGGCGAAATTTTGCAGCCACAGCCGGCGCCGTGGCTGTATTGGGTCAGACGAATCGGCTCGCTCATGGGAATACCTCGTGAAGACAATGGGGGCGAGTCTACCACTGGCGGTCAATCCAAGGCGCAACACCACCTGCCTTGTAGCAGCTACAGAAGTGTCAGTTCGCGTAACTGACCAACCCGACAATAAAAAACCTTATTTCGTCGATTTTTCATGGAATTGAAATAATTGGCATCTGTTATGCAAACGTTTGCGAGTCGCTGATATAGACGTTTTCGCGACATAACCGCGCAAGCCCGAAGAATCGGGCTTTTGATCCGCACGAAAAGGGACTTTTAATGCACCGCACGTCCAGCCGCGTGACTTGCTCGCGCACTCTTGCTGTTTCCTTGCTGCTGGCCAGCGTTACAGGACTACTCAGCAGCACCGTTTTGGCGCAATCCGCACCCGCCGAAGAATCCGCCCAGGGCGAAACCCTGAGTCCCGAAGCCAGCCCGCCGAAAAAAGGCGTTTACCTGTCGGACTGGTTCAACCAGGACCTGACCGTCATCGGCAGCAAAGACATCAGTTTCGGCCCGCAACCGGCCGACGATATTTACCTGGAGTACGAGTACTTCGGGCGCAAAGGGCCGTTCGAGTTGTACGGCTACATCGACATCCCGAAGATCTTCGACATCGGCAACAGTCATGACAAAGGCGTGTGGGACCACGGTTCGCCGGTGTTCATGGAGCACGAACCGCGCATTTCCATCGACCACCTTGCCGGCCGCAGCCTGGCCATCGGGCCGTTCAAAGAATGGTACGTGGCGTTCGACTGGATCTACGACCACGGCAGCAACAGCGCC
This region of Pseudomonas mandelii genomic DNA includes:
- a CDS encoding isochorismatase family cysteine hydrolase yields the protein MSATSYAPEHTGLLLVDPYNDFLSEGGKLHGRAQPVADSVGTLANLKTVVAAVRKAGIQVFYVPHHRAEPDELAHWKHPTPYQQGASRAQVFAAGTWGGEWHPDFQPQAGDVIVKEHWGGSGFANTDLDYLLKQHGINKVVVVGMLANTCIESTARFAAELGYHVTLVRDATAAFSAEAMHAAHEINGPTYAHSIVTTAELIAALG
- a CDS encoding phage infection protein, with product MKRQILLSIAFSVFAVNAFAASSAHPVVAEGGSDRLIESRVAEGGSDRLIENRVAEGGSDRLIENRVAEGGSDRLIENRVAEGGSDRLIENRVAEGGSDRLIENRVAEGGSDRLIENRVAEGGSDRLIENRVAEGGSDRLIENRVAEGGSDRLIESRAV
- a CDS encoding DUF1615 domain-containing protein, which produces MQANRLIMSLAALLVLAGCGTQRTQELPARKPAEVKAEIVRLLPAKTVDRQGWATDIYAAFAAQNIYPSTQNLCSVLAVTEQESTFQVDPPVPGLGKIAREEIDRRAAKVHIPSLLVSGALQVSSSNGKSYSDRLNAARSEKELSAIFDDFIGIVPMGRTLFGGLNPVHTGGPMQVSIDFAEQQARDYPYPVDGSIRREVFSRRGGMYFGIAHLLGYPVSYKQPLYRFADFNAGWYASRNAAFQNAVSRASGIPLALDGDLVRYDAIMPGTTELAVRSLGKQLGMRNTTIRDQLEEGKNLQFEDTQLYARVFDLAEKAEGRPLPRAVLPGIVLQSPKITRKLTTAWFAKRVDERYQRCMTRAGK
- a CDS encoding FAD-dependent monooxygenase, with the translated sequence MNRSDVLIVGAGPTGLVLALWLSKLGIVVRIIDKTSAPGTTSRALAVQARTLELYRQLDLSNAVVQKGHRVDAANFWVKGEPVARLPLTGIGEGLTPYAFLEMLPQDEHEQLLIERLEGFGIKVERSTELEGFEETGDGISARLRLHDGQQEICQACYLAGCDGARSIVRKTLDTGFPGGTYQQVFYVADVQAHGPTFNGELHLDLDEADFLAVFPLAGEGRARLIGTVRDERADRAETLGFADVSSRAIEHLKVQIEQVNWFSTYRVHHRVADHFRNGRAFLLGDAAHVHSPAGGQGMNTGIGDAINLAWKLAAVLSGGATATLLDTYETERITFARKLVATTDRVFTFVTAEGRMADLLRTRLAPFLIPKMASFETSREFLFRTVSQITLNYRGTALSTGVAGHVHGGDRLPWAHDGEGDNFESLKCLTWQVHVYGDTSDEMIAWCHEHHLPLHVFDWRPAFEAAGLGRNGFYLLRPDTYVAIADSSADPKVIERYFKEHGIRPFFGSP
- the hemB gene encoding porphobilinogen synthase gives rise to the protein MSSQFPEARPRRLRRNASLRSLFQETEFSLNDLVLPIFVEEEIDDFVPIKSMPGVMRIPESKLAGEIERYARAGIKSVMTFGVSHHLDSSGSDTWSDNGLVSRMSRIAKDAVPEMIVMSDTCFCEYTDHGHCGVMHNHEVDNDQTLINLGKQAVAAARAGADVIAPSAAMDGQVQAIRRALDQAGFTQTAIMAYSTKFASALYGPFREAGGSALKGDRKSYQMNPMNRREAVRESLMDEQEGADALMVKPAGAYLDIIRDIREVSRLPLSAYQVSGEYAMIKFAAQAGAIDEDRVVRESLGAIKRAGADLIFTYFAMDLALAGI
- a CDS encoding PhzF family phenazine biosynthesis protein translates to MSSFDFKQVDVFSQVALKGNPLAVVFDADRLSDERMAAFASWTNLSETTFILEPRDPRADYRVRIFTTLTELPFAGHPTLGTCHAWLEAGGVPKGEEIIQECGVGLVRVRRQGAELAFLAPPLIKTGPVDADVVERVRRGLRLEPGAIVRAQWVDNGAGWLAVMVEDRRQVLDLQPDHSQMLGLAVGVIAPWHPERDGDVAQFEVRAFISGDGMPEDPATGSLNAGIAQWLLAEGLAPASYVVSQGLTMGRAGRIQVEQVGDEIWIGGSVVTCISGVLEI
- a CDS encoding glutathione binding-like protein: MTDLSAFPITQKWPAHYPDWIQLYSLPTPNGVKVSIMLEEIGLPYEPHRVGFDSNDQMSPEFLSLNPNNKIPAILDPHGPDDKPLPLFESGAILIYLADKSGQLLAQESAARYETIQWLMFQMGGIGPMFGQLGFFNKFAGKDYEDKRPRDRYVDESKRLLKVLDSRLQGRDWIMGERYTIADIATFPWVRNLIGFYEAGDLVGIKDFPNVTRVLERFLARPAVIRGLEIPK
- the mnmH gene encoding tRNA 2-selenouridine(34) synthase MnmH — encoded protein: MSIDFTDYRDIFLNDRPMLDARAPIEFHKGAFPGVVNLPLMNDHERQRIGTCYKQHGQQAAITLGHQLVSGEIKAERIQAWADFARAHPEGYLYCFRGGLRSQIVQQWLKDEAGIDYPRVGGGYKAMRSFLLDTVDQAVAQCDFVLLGGMTGTGKTEVLTQLRNGLDLEGHANHRGSSFGKRATVQPSNIDFENRLAVDVLKKRAHGIEQFVLEDESRAIGSCALPLPLFQGMQQYPMVWLEDSQEGRVERILRDYVVDLCAEFISVHGDEGFALFSERLLESLNNVQKRLGGERHRRMLILMEDALAEQANSGAVDLHRGWIEGLLREYYDPMYAFQREKKGARIEFAGEREAVLEYLLERINQRG
- the selD gene encoding selenide, water dikinase SelD, which gives rise to MSEPIRLTQYSHGAGCGCKISPQVLEVILAGSGAQNLDPRLWVGNASRDDAAVYAIDEERGVVSTTDFFMPIVDDPFDFGRIAATNAISDIYAMGGDPLMAIAILGWPVNVLAPEIAREVIRGGRSVCDEAGIPLAGGHSIDAPEPIFGLAVTGLVEKRHMKRNDTATAGCLLYLTKPLGIGILTTAEKKGKLRTADIGLARDWMCTLNKPGSRFGKLDGVTAMTDVTGFGLLGHLVEMADGSNVTARIEYNRVPRLPGVEYYLDQGCVPGGTLRNFDSYASKVGRVQELHKRVLCDPQTSGGLLVAVTPEGNEQFLKVASELGLALEPIGELVERQTHAVEVF
- a CDS encoding nucleoside-specific channel-forming protein Tsx; protein product: MHRTSSRVTCSRTLAVSLLLASVTGLLSSTVLAQSAPAEESAQGETLSPEASPPKKGVYLSDWFNQDLTVIGSKDISFGPQPADDIYLEYEYFGRKGPFELYGYIDIPKIFDIGNSHDKGVWDHGSPVFMEHEPRISIDHLAGRSLAIGPFKEWYVAFDWIYDHGSNSANRANTLYSGLGTDIDTHSRVNLSANFYGRYQWENYGASNEYSWDGYRAQLKYIVPISSFSNGASLTYIGFTNFDFGSDLHKDNPARTANATVATNVLLYSFTHLRFTLVGRYFHNGGNWEDGSELNFGDGDFRARSDGWGYYAGIGYQF